Proteins encoded within one genomic window of Solibaculum mannosilyticum:
- a CDS encoding GH92 family glycosyl hydrolase, with amino-acid sequence MKKFASFFLAMVMVIGMLPMAYVQGRESATVDIAVEALSSSAENPAIVDLSEEGITDWAHFGHTSAGTINRKSSGEAIIGTPSAIKGTGLSSASESDVKNYRMEFEWSDGTPTQSASSRYFIKNGVGQTGIEGTGIRLDFDLPAGQWDLALYTSTYNSNAKVEVRDQNDTLIGKSTLNEGGGSWAHLPEMVTISYESEIAQRISVDIIATDNYADWPSIALAAATVKAGQPSPHTVSTSATKGGSVTGDGQFIKGDEVTLTAAPEENYTFKEWQVVKGSVQLSDETANPISFTMPSGDVAIRAVFTDPSGQQEEDLTQYINMNIGSTSGYSNTVIGPQRPNASVNPSPDTDPQNKCTGYSADGKIRGFSQIHVSGTGVGKYGQFLVSPQVGLSTRLDGHDSEKANENPTCSEYSVTLTDYDIDCSFTPAEHSTIYKFAYPESDDANLVIDMAHNIANGDAEDIKVDVSTDEQGNTIISGSGHYAGGWGPEHDLYFYAVVNKTPKVTGTYDASGPKPGVNSMGPVDVIDRLAGMGAYLTFDTQSDEEILMKMGVSFKSVDQAKTWLEGEIPDWDYDAVKAETEDQWNEELNKIVIGGDVSDEEKQIFYTSIYHAHLMPRDRTGDIAKYGDADMMDDHFATWDTWRTLYPLYTITNPDLVAKTVNSYITRQKVNGYVRDSIVGGNDMIGQQGGDDIDNVIVDAYVKGIEGVDWNEAYEVIQKNATDYRLDYQGWNIANPGDSNYKSLGWIPSDDTITRIMSCSYQLEYAYNDYLAAQMAKGFGDTENYEKWLERSNSWTNIWNPDVVNNGYAGFIWPKAADGSWVYDDELIPDPTKSHGSWVEFFYEASSWGYSFFVPHDIPQLIEKMGGEENFCDRLKLGIEKNWVDIGNEPAFLSAYLFNYTSKPYLTTDCVEMMRNKFSLNGKPGNDDSGAMSSWYIFSSIGFFPNAGQNLYYFTSPHYDKTTIHMDNGNQFTVIANNLSEENKYIQSITLNGKPYKSTMFHHEDIVNGGELIFEMGSTPVDYTKEASATIESITPVEQGTVVDLDSSRYDEWAQFSAIDKINRRTSEESPILARGGLKNVGGTWTQETLSGDAPGFRWTSGSPDTSADNNQNIVWSQQGIELVLNMPGGAYDVDLYTTGIRSRSTIEVLGEEGGLLAQQELLPNSENRQYRKVSIQFELQVPEKCTVRLLTDQDDQSHDFSVGIAAATLHTVDSYSVAFDSAEGTKVPTQSVQEGEKATKPSDPIREGYRFLGWYRDADGTQAFDFDQDTVTSDIILYAKWIAVYNVAFETNSGSAVDVQQVEDGSLLEKPEDPTRFGYTFGGWYQDIDLTIPWDFASDAVTKHITLYASWEPLPEAAVSRIEEISAGTTVYLSDYDDWTQYGLNQPYGIQTVRKDQDNPMIGQIASMDGAYSTGENNANQPVSFTWDDGTPVQSENNGSTTFGWSKKGLEVPLELPTGAYEVTLYATGIRANATLAVVDSSGEIVARQSLWDNTGEQRQYRKVTLDFFCTEEKTFTVRLLVGDDQQAANYSVGLSAVAVKTKAPGVTVLVQGPGSVTGAGIYKTGNIVTLNAVPEDGYQLQRWEVVKGSLDLDGKAVSPLTFTMPSDSLTIRAVFEEQKVSMTGIEKVEEKSTVHLSDEKYDDWAYLGYKDKIIYKADRQESVFAGAASAVSGNLTEEQMDKWNPNSPYFNWENGAPTETGENIRYIVWNNTGIAFDMDLPAGQHDASFYISGVRAGAYVQVMDQAGNTVLEEPLWSNPGGSRIYRKLNLSFDCDEAQKYTIRLMVDQNDREEANYSVSLFAATVEAVTTEPQSPLTFTDGQGNAIDTLSAETLVTTLQYQDTSTEDQNRMLVVAVYNADGRMVYSGQTVETVAAGQERSLQVTLEMPDNGDGHFAEEGYYANVFVWDGDTFQPVCEKVKFGKNHVPAPSEQKDVPTEASASQPIAAVANGEQDKWWKRFPQTVGFPSSAYPVYSARWNGNTGR; translated from the coding sequence ATGAAGAAGTTCGCCAGTTTCTTTTTGGCGATGGTCATGGTGATCGGGATGCTTCCCATGGCTTACGTTCAAGGGCGGGAAAGCGCTACAGTGGACATCGCTGTAGAAGCGTTGTCGTCCAGTGCAGAAAACCCTGCTATCGTGGATCTGAGTGAAGAGGGGATCACCGATTGGGCCCATTTTGGCCATACCAGTGCGGGAACGATCAACCGTAAAAGCAGTGGAGAAGCGATTATTGGTACGCCGTCGGCCATCAAGGGAACTGGATTGAGTTCCGCCAGTGAATCCGACGTCAAAAATTATCGCATGGAATTTGAATGGTCGGATGGAACGCCTACCCAGTCGGCCAGCAGCCGCTATTTTATCAAAAACGGCGTAGGCCAAACCGGAATCGAGGGCACAGGCATTCGCCTGGATTTTGACCTCCCTGCCGGACAATGGGATCTGGCTCTTTATACCTCCACCTACAACAGCAACGCTAAGGTGGAGGTCCGGGATCAAAACGATACTTTAATTGGGAAATCTACTCTCAATGAAGGGGGTGGGTCTTGGGCACACTTGCCTGAGATGGTGACCATCTCTTACGAAAGCGAAATCGCGCAAAGAATTTCTGTGGATATTATTGCAACCGATAACTATGCAGATTGGCCCAGTATTGCTCTTGCAGCGGCTACCGTTAAGGCTGGACAGCCAAGTCCTCATACCGTTTCCACGAGCGCTACCAAAGGAGGAAGCGTTACAGGGGATGGCCAGTTTATAAAAGGGGACGAAGTCACTCTGACTGCTGCTCCAGAAGAAAATTATACATTTAAAGAATGGCAGGTTGTCAAAGGCAGCGTTCAATTATCCGATGAAACGGCCAACCCGATTTCTTTCACAATGCCGTCTGGGGACGTCGCCATACGTGCGGTATTTACCGATCCTTCGGGGCAGCAAGAGGAGGATCTGACCCAATACATCAATATGAATATTGGATCGACGTCTGGATACAGCAATACCGTCATCGGCCCGCAGCGCCCGAATGCATCCGTCAACCCAAGCCCGGACACCGATCCTCAAAATAAGTGCACCGGTTATAGCGCCGATGGGAAAATCCGTGGCTTTTCTCAGATCCACGTCAGCGGCACCGGCGTGGGCAAATACGGACAATTCCTGGTCTCCCCTCAAGTGGGACTTTCCACCCGGTTGGACGGCCATGATTCGGAGAAAGCAAATGAGAATCCCACCTGCTCGGAATACAGCGTAACACTTACCGATTACGATATCGATTGTTCCTTTACGCCAGCGGAACATTCTACCATCTATAAGTTTGCCTATCCCGAATCGGACGATGCAAACCTAGTGATCGATATGGCCCATAACATCGCCAACGGCGATGCAGAAGATATCAAAGTGGATGTCTCCACCGATGAACAGGGGAATACCATTATCAGCGGTTCCGGCCATTATGCAGGCGGTTGGGGTCCGGAGCATGACCTGTACTTCTACGCTGTTGTCAATAAGACCCCAAAAGTCACCGGTACTTACGATGCCTCTGGTCCCAAGCCCGGCGTCAACAGCATGGGCCCGGTGGACGTCATCGATCGTCTGGCGGGGATGGGCGCGTATCTGACCTTTGACACCCAGTCCGATGAAGAGATCCTTATGAAGATGGGTGTTTCTTTTAAGAGCGTCGATCAGGCCAAAACATGGCTGGAGGGAGAAATCCCCGACTGGGATTATGATGCCGTCAAAGCTGAAACAGAAGATCAATGGAATGAAGAGCTCAATAAAATCGTCATCGGCGGCGACGTTTCCGACGAGGAAAAACAAATCTTTTATACCAGCATCTATCACGCGCATCTCATGCCCCGTGACCGTACCGGGGACATTGCCAAATACGGCGATGCCGATATGATGGACGACCACTTTGCCACATGGGACACTTGGCGTACACTGTATCCATTGTACACCATCACAAACCCTGATTTGGTAGCCAAGACCGTCAACAGCTATATCACCCGGCAGAAGGTCAATGGCTATGTCCGTGACTCCATCGTCGGAGGCAACGATATGATAGGCCAACAGGGCGGCGACGATATCGACAACGTCATTGTAGACGCCTATGTAAAAGGCATCGAGGGCGTAGACTGGAACGAAGCCTATGAAGTGATTCAAAAGAATGCCACCGATTACCGTTTGGATTATCAGGGTTGGAACATTGCTAACCCTGGAGATTCCAATTACAAGTCCCTGGGATGGATCCCCAGCGATGATACCATTACCCGGATCATGAGTTGTTCCTACCAGCTGGAATACGCATACAACGATTATCTGGCGGCCCAGATGGCCAAAGGATTCGGCGATACAGAAAATTATGAGAAATGGCTGGAGCGCAGCAACAGCTGGACCAACATCTGGAATCCGGATGTTGTCAACAATGGCTATGCCGGATTCATCTGGCCCAAAGCAGCCGACGGTTCCTGGGTATATGACGATGAGCTCATCCCGGATCCCACTAAGAGCCACGGATCGTGGGTGGAATTTTTCTATGAGGCCAGTTCCTGGGGATATTCTTTCTTTGTCCCCCATGACATCCCCCAACTGATTGAGAAGATGGGCGGGGAGGAGAACTTCTGCGACCGTCTCAAACTGGGGATCGAGAAAAACTGGGTTGATATCGGCAATGAACCGGCATTTTTATCGGCCTACCTGTTTAACTATACTTCTAAACCCTATCTTACCACCGACTGCGTAGAGATGATGCGCAACAAATTCAGTCTCAACGGCAAACCCGGCAACGATGATTCCGGCGCCATGAGCTCCTGGTATATCTTCTCCTCCATCGGATTCTTCCCCAACGCAGGGCAGAACTTATATTATTTTACCAGCCCTCATTACGACAAAACCACCATCCATATGGACAATGGCAATCAGTTTACCGTCATTGCCAACAATCTCTCGGAAGAAAATAAATACATCCAGTCCATCACGTTAAACGGCAAGCCTTACAAGAGCACTATGTTCCATCACGAAGACATCGTAAACGGCGGTGAACTGATCTTCGAGATGGGGAGTACCCCTGTAGATTATACAAAAGAGGCGAGCGCCACCATCGAGTCCATTACACCAGTGGAACAAGGGACTGTAGTGGATTTGGACTCATCCCGCTACGACGAATGGGCTCAGTTCAGTGCTATCGATAAGATTAATCGCCGTACCAGTGAGGAATCCCCTATCCTGGCTAGAGGCGGTCTGAAGAATGTGGGAGGTACCTGGACACAGGAAACCCTTTCGGGCGATGCACCTGGCTTCCGCTGGACAAGCGGTTCCCCGGATACTTCAGCTGACAACAATCAGAACATCGTCTGGAGCCAGCAAGGCATTGAGCTTGTGCTCAATATGCCGGGAGGAGCCTATGATGTGGACTTGTACACGACCGGAATCCGCTCCCGTTCCACCATCGAGGTGTTGGGTGAAGAGGGAGGACTCCTGGCTCAGCAGGAGCTTTTGCCTAACAGTGAGAATCGGCAATATCGAAAGGTCAGCATACAGTTTGAATTGCAGGTACCGGAGAAGTGCACTGTCCGGCTCTTAACCGATCAAGACGATCAAAGCCATGATTTCAGCGTAGGCATTGCCGCCGCTACTTTGCATACGGTCGATTCCTACAGTGTAGCATTTGACAGTGCAGAAGGCACCAAAGTACCTACTCAATCGGTGCAGGAGGGAGAAAAGGCGACAAAACCCTCCGATCCCATTCGGGAAGGCTACCGATTCCTAGGATGGTATCGAGATGCCGACGGCACGCAGGCCTTTGATTTTGACCAGGATACCGTTACCTCTGATATAATTCTGTATGCCAAATGGATCGCTGTCTACAACGTCGCATTTGAAACAAACAGCGGGAGCGCCGTAGACGTTCAGCAGGTGGAAGACGGCAGCCTTCTAGAAAAACCGGAGGACCCTACCCGTTTTGGCTATACTTTTGGAGGATGGTACCAGGATATTGATCTCACCATACCGTGGGATTTTGCGTCCGACGCAGTGACAAAACACATTACCCTTTACGCCTCCTGGGAACCTCTGCCTGAAGCTGCCGTCTCCCGGATAGAGGAGATCTCGGCAGGGACCACTGTCTACTTAAGCGATTACGACGATTGGACACAATACGGACTGAATCAGCCGTATGGCATCCAAACAGTCCGGAAAGACCAGGATAACCCGATGATCGGTCAGATTGCCAGTATGGATGGAGCCTATTCCACCGGCGAGAATAACGCGAATCAGCCGGTTTCCTTCACTTGGGACGACGGCACGCCGGTTCAGTCGGAGAACAATGGATCGACCACCTTTGGCTGGTCCAAAAAGGGCTTGGAGGTTCCATTGGAATTGCCTACAGGGGCCTATGAAGTGACCCTCTATGCCACCGGCATCCGAGCCAATGCAACCCTTGCCGTTGTAGATTCCTCGGGTGAAATTGTGGCCCGGCAATCCCTTTGGGACAACACCGGCGAACAACGCCAATATCGGAAAGTAACCCTCGATTTCTTCTGTACAGAGGAGAAGACCTTTACAGTTCGTCTGCTGGTGGGCGACGATCAACAAGCGGCAAACTATAGTGTGGGATTGTCGGCTGTTGCAGTAAAGACCAAGGCACCCGGCGTCACCGTACTGGTTCAGGGACCTGGCTCAGTCACAGGTGCAGGCATCTATAAAACAGGAAATATCGTCACTTTGAATGCCGTCCCAGAGGATGGCTATCAGTTACAGCGTTGGGAAGTGGTAAAGGGATCCCTGGATTTGGACGGCAAAGCTGTCAGCCCCCTTACGTTCACAATGCCCTCTGACTCCCTTACCATTCGGGCCGTATTTGAAGAGCAAAAGGTATCAATGACAGGCATTGAAAAGGTAGAAGAGAAGTCGACCGTCCATCTCAGCGATGAAAAATACGACGATTGGGCTTATTTAGGGTACAAGGATAAGATCATCTACAAAGCCGATCGTCAAGAATCTGTTTTTGCCGGGGCGGCATCGGCTGTCAGCGGGAATCTCACTGAGGAACAGATGGACAAATGGAATCCCAATTCACCCTATTTTAATTGGGAAAACGGCGCTCCCACTGAAACTGGTGAAAATATCCGCTATATCGTGTGGAACAATACCGGCATTGCTTTTGATATGGATCTCCCAGCGGGACAGCACGATGCAAGCTTCTATATTTCAGGCGTCCGTGCCGGCGCTTACGTCCAGGTGATGGATCAGGCGGGGAATACAGTTCTGGAGGAACCTTTATGGTCCAATCCGGGAGGTAGCCGCATCTACCGCAAGCTGAATCTGAGCTTTGACTGCGATGAGGCACAGAAATACACCATCCGCCTTATGGTGGATCAAAACGATCGAGAAGAAGCAAACTACAGTGTTTCTCTCTTTGCCGCTACAGTGGAAGCTGTGACCACAGAACCTCAATCGCCTCTCACATTTACTGACGGTCAAGGCAACGCCATAGATACATTGTCGGCCGAGACATTGGTTACCACGCTGCAATATCAGGACACATCTACAGAGGATCAAAACCGCATGCTGGTGGTGGCCGTATACAATGCCGATGGACGTATGGTTTACTCTGGCCAGACAGTTGAAACTGTGGCCGCCGGACAGGAAAGATCGCTCCAGGTGACGCTCGAAATGCCCGACAATGGCGACGGCCATTTTGCAGAAGAAGGGTATTACGCCAATGTGTTCGTTTGGGATGGAGATACGTTCCAACCGGTCTGTGAGAAGGTGAAATTTGGAAAGAACCATGTCCCAGCCCCATCCGAACAAAAGGATGTCCCGACAGAAGCATCTGCATCGCAACCGATTGCCGCTGTCGCAAACGGCGAACAGGACAAATGGTGGAAGAGATTTCCCCAAACAGTAGGTTTCCCATCCTCCGCCTATCCTGTATATTCCGCCCGGTGGAATGGGAACACTGGTAGATAA
- the leuB gene encoding 3-isopropylmalate dehydrogenase has product MKNYNIVLLRGDGIGPEIVTEAVKVLNRAAEKHQFTVTYDEALLGGIAIDETGVPLPEETLQKCNAADAVLLGAVGGPKWESQPGNNRPEAGLLGIRAGMGLYANLRPARIFKPLRDASPLKGDIIGEELDIMMVRELTGGIYFGDRGRKMVKGVPAAFDTEMYTVPEVERIARVAFNLARKRGHKLCSVDKANVLESSRLWREVILRVAKEYEDVELSHLYVDNCAMQLVRNPGQFDVVVTSNMFGDILSDEASMISGSIGMLASASLGDGTRGLYEPIHGSAPDIAGQGIANPLATILSVAMMLRFSLDEMEAADAIDAAVAKVLDQGYRTPDIYTEGTKKVDTVTMGQLVVDNL; this is encoded by the coding sequence ATGAAAAATTACAACATCGTGCTGCTGAGAGGCGACGGAATTGGTCCGGAAATCGTGACTGAAGCGGTAAAGGTTTTAAATCGTGCCGCAGAAAAGCATCAGTTTACCGTCACCTACGACGAGGCCTTGTTGGGCGGGATCGCCATCGATGAGACTGGAGTCCCGCTTCCGGAGGAAACCCTCCAGAAGTGCAATGCCGCTGACGCCGTATTGTTGGGAGCGGTAGGCGGCCCCAAATGGGAATCCCAGCCGGGCAACAACCGTCCGGAGGCGGGATTGCTGGGGATCCGCGCCGGCATGGGTCTGTACGCCAATTTGCGTCCGGCTCGTATCTTTAAACCCCTGCGGGATGCTTCCCCTCTTAAAGGCGATATCATTGGGGAAGAGCTGGATATTATGATGGTCCGCGAACTGACGGGCGGTATCTATTTCGGCGACCGGGGCCGTAAGATGGTCAAGGGGGTACCCGCTGCTTTTGACACAGAGATGTACACGGTGCCGGAGGTAGAGCGCATCGCCCGGGTGGCCTTTAATCTTGCCAGAAAACGGGGCCATAAATTGTGCTCGGTGGACAAAGCCAATGTGTTGGAATCCTCCCGTTTGTGGAGGGAAGTGATCCTGCGCGTGGCCAAGGAATATGAGGATGTGGAGCTGTCGCATCTGTATGTGGACAACTGTGCGATGCAGCTGGTGCGCAATCCCGGCCAGTTTGACGTGGTGGTGACTTCCAATATGTTTGGAGACATTCTGTCGGATGAGGCGTCCATGATCAGCGGCTCGATCGGGATGCTGGCGTCGGCCAGCCTGGGCGATGGCACGAGAGGCCTGTATGAACCCATCCATGGTTCGGCCCCCGATATTGCTGGACAGGGTATTGCCAATCCGTTGGCGACCATCTTGTCGGTGGCCATGATGCTTCGGTTCTCTTTGGATGAGATGGAAGCTGCCGATGCCATCGATGCTGCCGTGGCCAAGGTGCTTGATCAAGGATATCGCACGCCGGATATCTATACGGAAGGCACGAAAAAGGTGGACACCGTCACCATGGGACAATTGGTGGTAGACAACCTGTAA
- a CDS encoding alpha-amylase family glycosyl hydrolase, whose translation MNWADKAVFYHIYPLGFCGAPMDNDFMSSPQERIQKVADWAGHIADDLGCDALYLGPVFESDHHGYDTADYRLIDRRLGTNQGFREVVERLHNKGIRVVLDGVFHHTGRHFGPFVDVLQKRWDSAYKDWFFLNFDGDNAFHDGLWYDCWEGHQELVKLNLGHPDVRRYLLDSAEGWIREFDIDGIRLDVAYCLEPSFMQELSARCRSVKSGFFLLGEVVHMNDNLKRLLDPDMLHSVTNYECYKGLYSSFNDQNLFEIAHSLERLFGNQPWCLFTGKHLYNFADNHDVSRFATALKCPDQMEAAYTLLYTMPGIPSVYYGSEWGIPGDKKDGDGVLRPCLELEAQKECSLTQHLKKLAEVKKNHPALWEGDYQKEFLTNKQFAFSRNAEGESILIFINAEGQEGNFQLDRRVKGTELLTGQEVELEGNFCLPAYGSAVVKVE comes from the coding sequence ATGAATTGGGCAGATAAAGCGGTGTTTTATCATATTTATCCGTTGGGATTTTGCGGGGCGCCTATGGACAATGATTTTATGTCCTCTCCCCAGGAAAGAATCCAAAAGGTGGCCGATTGGGCCGGCCACATAGCCGACGATTTGGGCTGTGACGCTCTGTATCTCGGCCCTGTTTTTGAATCCGACCATCACGGATATGATACGGCCGATTACCGTCTGATTGACAGGAGATTGGGTACCAACCAGGGCTTCCGGGAGGTGGTGGAGCGTCTGCACAACAAGGGAATCCGGGTGGTCCTGGACGGCGTATTTCACCATACCGGCCGGCATTTTGGACCGTTTGTAGATGTGCTGCAAAAACGTTGGGATTCGGCCTATAAGGACTGGTTTTTCCTGAATTTTGACGGGGACAACGCTTTCCACGACGGACTGTGGTACGATTGCTGGGAAGGGCATCAGGAATTGGTCAAACTCAACCTGGGACATCCCGATGTGAGGCGGTATCTGCTGGACTCGGCCGAAGGCTGGATCCGGGAGTTTGACATCGACGGCATCCGTTTGGATGTGGCCTACTGCCTGGAGCCTTCCTTTATGCAGGAGCTGTCGGCCCGATGCCGGAGCGTCAAATCCGGCTTCTTCCTGTTAGGGGAAGTGGTGCACATGAACGACAATTTGAAACGTCTGCTGGATCCCGACATGCTTCATTCGGTGACGAACTATGAGTGCTACAAAGGTCTCTACTCCAGCTTCAACGATCAGAATCTCTTTGAGATCGCCCATTCTCTGGAGCGCCTGTTTGGAAATCAGCCCTGGTGTCTTTTTACCGGAAAGCATCTCTATAATTTTGCCGATAACCACGACGTCTCCCGATTTGCCACCGCCCTAAAATGTCCCGATCAGATGGAAGCGGCCTATACGCTTCTGTATACCATGCCTGGGATCCCGTCGGTGTATTACGGCAGCGAATGGGGCATCCCCGGAGACAAAAAAGACGGTGACGGCGTTTTACGGCCTTGTTTGGAGCTTGAAGCACAAAAGGAGTGCAGTCTTACCCAACATCTTAAAAAATTGGCCGAGGTGAAAAAGAATCATCCCGCCTTGTGGGAAGGCGATTATCAAAAGGAATTCCTCACCAACAAGCAATTTGCCTTCTCCCGCAATGCGGAGGGGGAGAGCATTCTGATCTTTATCAATGCCGAGGGACAGGAAGGAAACTTCCAGCTCGACCGCCGGGTCAAAGGGACGGAACTGTTGACCGGCCAGGAGGTTGAGCTTGAGGGGAATTTTTGTTTACCAGCCTATGGCAGTGCCGTTGTGAAGGTGGAATGA
- a CDS encoding helix-turn-helix domain-containing protein: MNSSFPRIIALLRKECGYSQKQVAQDLGISQALLSHYEKGIRECGLDFLTRIADYYGVSCDYLLGRTPDRNGAFLTVEDIPEPDAAGRETIRGSILPTLNKKLIANSLNIVFDKLQRCNNKGLTGEISAFLMLSVYRVLRLLYGANAKNPEGTFAVPSMLARGTATAHMQMAETNAECLSKGMAVGEMEPLLSQDDLAMTPDQLAQDYPLFASSLFNLIQNAEIRMGYNNKK; the protein is encoded by the coding sequence ATGAACAGCAGTTTTCCACGCATCATTGCGCTACTGCGCAAAGAGTGCGGATACAGCCAAAAACAGGTTGCGCAGGATTTGGGGATTTCACAGGCGCTGCTTTCCCACTATGAAAAGGGAATTCGCGAGTGTGGATTGGATTTTCTCACCCGCATCGCCGATTACTATGGAGTGTCCTGCGATTATCTTCTGGGACGTACACCTGATCGTAACGGCGCATTCCTCACGGTGGAGGACATCCCTGAGCCGGACGCTGCCGGTAGGGAGACCATCCGCGGCAGTATCCTGCCCACTCTGAATAAGAAGCTGATTGCCAATTCTCTCAATATTGTATTCGATAAACTGCAAAGATGCAACAACAAAGGGCTGACTGGTGAAATTTCCGCCTTTTTGATGCTCAGTGTCTATCGTGTACTGCGGCTGCTGTACGGTGCCAATGCGAAGAATCCGGAAGGAACCTTTGCCGTACCGTCCATGCTGGCCCGCGGGACAGCTACGGCCCACATGCAGATGGCCGAAACCAATGCTGAATGTCTCAGCAAAGGGATGGCGGTGGGAGAGATGGAACCACTGTTATCCCAGGATGATTTGGCCATGACGCCAGATCAATTGGCTCAGGATTATCCGCTGTTTGCTTCGTCGCTTTTTAATTTGATTCAAAATGCAGAAATCCGCATGGGGTACAACAATAAAAAATAG
- a CDS encoding histidine phosphatase family protein, producing the protein MKSYTIHLIRHGLTDGNTKGQYIGSTDVPLAPEGLTQLLQLKERFQYPNADAYFTSPLLRCQQTLKALYPQATPLVIPGLAECSFGKWEGKTANELQNDPEFVQWMEAGGKDAPPEGESSAQFQTRCCEAFSKVVEGLMKTGTTSAVIVTHGGVIMTLLATFGLPRANFYDWLVDNGCGYSIRVTPNLWMRGQVVEVYEQLPLGIQDPDSGNQTIVLDIAREAANRAWGDVEDHPEES; encoded by the coding sequence ATGAAAAGCTATACCATCCATTTGATCCGTCATGGCCTTACCGATGGTAATACAAAAGGGCAATACATCGGCTCCACTGACGTCCCCCTGGCCCCGGAAGGGCTGACCCAACTGCTCCAATTAAAAGAACGGTTTCAATATCCCAATGCCGACGCCTACTTTACCAGCCCTCTTCTGCGCTGTCAGCAGACCTTAAAGGCTCTGTATCCACAAGCCACTCCCTTGGTCATCCCGGGCCTTGCCGAGTGCAGCTTCGGCAAGTGGGAGGGGAAAACCGCAAATGAATTGCAAAACGATCCGGAATTCGTCCAGTGGATGGAAGCTGGAGGCAAGGACGCTCCTCCAGAGGGAGAAAGCAGCGCCCAGTTTCAAACCCGCTGTTGTGAGGCCTTCTCCAAAGTGGTGGAGGGACTGATGAAAACCGGTACCACTTCAGCAGTTATCGTGACCCACGGAGGGGTCATTATGACGCTGCTCGCTACTTTTGGTCTGCCGCGGGCCAATTTCTACGATTGGCTGGTGGATAACGGATGTGGCTATAGCATCCGTGTTACACCCAATCTGTGGATGCGCGGACAAGTGGTGGAGGTATATGAACAGCTCCCCCTCGGCATTCAGGATCCGGATTCCGGCAATCAGACCATTGTGCTGGATATCGCCCGGGAAGCTGCCAACCGAGCTTGGGGTGATGTAGAAGACCATCCGGAGGAATCCTAA